A region of the Synechococcus sp. PCC 7502 genome:
CGTGTCACTTTCGGTCTGGCTTTCAGCCGATATCGGACTAGATGATGCACAGTTTTATAGTTTGATTTGATTCCTAATTGGTTCTCTAACCATTGGCAGATCTGCCCATAACTTTCAAAGCCTTCTGCTTCTTCCAGCTTTTTTATCAATGCTTTCTGCGCCCATTGTGGAATACTCTGTTTTCGCCCTGTTCTAGGTTTAGTCCTACTATTCCCCCTTTGCGATAATTCCCTAACCAATCTTGCAATGTAACTCGATGCCGTCCCAGTATTGTCGATGCTGTCTGGATTGTGCTTGCTTGTTTTGTTTTTAACAGATACAGCATCTGAATTCTTTCTTTATCTGATGCGGTCTTTTGCACTCTCAGCATATGTTTTAGCTCTTCTTCACTTTCGCTGATCTCTAATTTGTATAGAGCCTGTTTCATATTTATTATGAGCAAGATTTATGATGCTTAGAAAATGCTAAATCCATACTCAAGTAGCCTAACAGATAAAGAATGGGAAATTATAGAACCATTGCTCCCAAAGAAAAAGCAAACTAGACCGCCAACTTGGGCAAAAAGACAAATTTTAGACGGCATACTCTACCAACTCAAAAACGGTTGTAATTGGCGAGATATGCCCCGAGACTTACCACCATTCTCTACAGTGTATCGATACTACAAGGAGTGGAAAGATACAGGTACATTTACTGCGATTATGGAAGCTTTACATGCAACAGCCCGTGAACAGTCAAAAAAAATCAAAATGGACAACTTTAATCATCATTGACTCACAAGCAGTGAAAAATACTTGTAATGCAAGTATAGAATCCAAGGGCTTCTGCTCCTACAAAGCAACTAACGGGATCAAAAGACATTTAGCCGTTGACACTCTGGGATTTCCTTTCTTTACCTATTTAACAAGAGCAAATGTATCAGATGACCAAGGACTGATTGAGATGTTAACGTTTAACATTGATTACTTCAAATCGAAGCCAGATGACATTACCCTAACTACGATATTGCTGGATAGTGGTTATCATATCGAAAAATTGACGACTGATTTACAGAAGGTTTATCCTGAGATTATGACTAAGATTAGGTTTGAAATTTCTCCTAAGGTATCAAAGCAACAGAAGGCAGAAAAAGGTCTGTCTGGGTTTGTAGTTGTGCTGACAAGGTGGGTAATTGAAAGGTCAAATGCTTGGGTTGAAAGATGCAAAATCTTAGTTAAGAACTTTGAGAGAACTCTCGTTAATGCTACAGCTAAACTCAATCTTTGCTTTATTCGCTTGATGCTAAAAACAATTGCTACTCATGAGATATGAAACAGGCTCTATAGCGGTAACTGTAGGAATTGTTGAAATGCTGCGGGACGAAGGATACAAATTTGAAGATCAAAATTTATCGCAAAAACAAACACTCCTTACTCGATCAA
Encoded here:
- a CDS encoding winged helix-turn-helix domain-containing protein is translated as MIKKLEEAEGFESYGQICQWLENQLGIKSNYKTVHHLVRYRLKARPKVTRPVSAGKSEEQVEAYKKTLPVI
- a CDS encoding helix-turn-helix domain-containing protein, whose amino-acid sequence is MKQALYKLEISESEEELKHMLRVQKTASDKERIQMLYLLKTKQASTIQTASTILGRHRVTLQDWLGNYRKGGIVGLNLEQGENRVFHNGRRKH
- a CDS encoding transposase; translation: MLNPYSSSLTDKEWEIIEPLLPKKKQTRPPTWAKRQILDGILYQLKNGCNWRDMPRDLPPFSTVYRYYKEWKDTGTFTAIMEALHATAREQSKKIKMDNFNHH
- a CDS encoding DDE transposase, with the translated sequence MNSQKKSKWTTLIIIDSQAVKNTCNASIESKGFCSYKATNGIKRHLAVDTLGFPFFTYLTRANVSDDQGLIEMLTFNIDYFKSKPDDITLTTILLDSGYHIEKLTTDLQKVYPEIMTKIRFEISPKVSKQQKAEKGLSGFVVVLTRWVIERSNAWVERCKILVKNFERTLVNATAKLNLCFIRLMLKTIATHEI